The window ATTGAGCCGAAGGGAGATATGCTGGGGTTCGACCTTGACGACACCGCCTACATTCCCGCCGATCTGGCGCTGGACCTATTCAACCGCGAAGGCTTGATGGAGATTGACGTTATTTTTTCCCCCGCCACAGACTCCACCTACATGTCAGCCCTTATTAAAAAGATGCTGATTCAACGCCATGGCCGCGAAGACTTTACACTCATCACACAGGATCAAATGCTCACTAGTCTGAACAGCATTTTATCGGTGTTGACGCTTGCCGTCGGTTTGCTCGGCTCTATTTCCCTGTTGGTCGGCGGCGTCGGCATTCTCACCACCATGACCACCAGCGTGAGGGAGCGCACCAGCGAAATCGGTTTGCTACGGGCGCTGGGCGCCACCCGCGCGCAAGTGCTCAGTCTGTTCCTGGCGGAGGCTGTCACGCTCTCGACTATAGGCGGGATATGCGGGCTGCTGCTCATGGGAGTCGTTACAACACTGGCTTTTCTGTTCGCGCCCGAATTCCCTATCCGTCCCCACGTCCCGTTTCTGTTGATTGCGTTATTACTGTCTTCGCTGATTGGACTTATCGCAGGCGTCGTCCCGGCGCTACAAGCTTCGCGATTGAATCCTATCGACGCGCTCAGAACAGAGTAAACGCCGCTAAATCTGCGACATCAGATTCAACGGGTCGTACCAGAGCTCTTTGCGACGAACTGGCGTCTCTTTCGGCAAAAGCGGATTTTTGATGACGAAAGCCCGGCGCTCGGACAAACGCGCTTTATTGATGGAGTCGCCATGATGCTTGAGGAAAACCTGATCAAACGTCTTATCGGCGATCATGATATTCAGCCCCCGCTCGATGCGTTCAGCCAGCTTGGCGTTCTGCTTGGAGACAAAGAAATAGTATGGCCACGGATAATAAATCAGCGTGTGCTGCTCAATCTGAATCTGTGACAGATAATCCCGCCGGGCCAGATACTCGGCGAAAATCTCGTTCACGCCCCGGGGAAAATGATCAAACCGGCGTTGCGCCAGCATCTTGAACAAGCCTTCGTAACTACTGGCCGTCACCACCTGAAAACCGTTCTTCTCGTAGACCTGGATATCTCCCCACCCCAGGCCCTGGCCGATGCTTAATAAGCGCAGATCGGAGAGGTTTTCGAGGGCGTCGAATTTGGCCTGAGTTTCCTCCGTGATCAGGCTGATGCGATAACCAAGCAGCCCTTTGCGTAAGGGAATGCGGATAGGGCGCATCAAACGTTCCTTCTCCTCCGAGGTAGAACTCCAGGCCACATTTAGAACGGACGACCCTCTATCCAATTCCGCCAGATAGCGGGCTTCGCTCATCGCCAGTGGCGTCTCCTCCAGCAAATAGGGCCCGTATTGCTCCACGGTTTTATCCAGGGAGACTTTCAACATCTCCACCAGATCGATAAACCGGGTGTCCTGCAAAGATTCAGAAGCGGGAAAAATGACTTTCAACGGGCCGGCGGCCCATGCGACCTGACAGGCGAAAAAGGCGATTCCAACAATGATCAACTTCATAACGGAGCCCCATCATGAAATGCAGGTGGCGTTTATCCTTAAGCTTAGCAAAGCCCGGCGAGCAGTCACGCTCTCCAGGCTCAGCCCCCTTTCTTACGCAGCTTTTTCTTGGGCGAAAAACCAGCGGGCTTGGAGCCAAGCCACTGCGTAAACTCCTGCACTTCAGGCAGCGCCCGCAGGCTTTCAAGACTGTTGTAGTGGGCCGCCAGCTCAGATTCAGACTTCAATCCGTGGATGAAGCTATGGCAGGAGCGGCAAACCCAGACAATGGCCTTGTTGAGATAATCCCGATCATACTGACGGCGAATATTTTTCTTGCCGTGCAGCGTCTTGGGAATCAAATGATGGCGAGTCAGAGATGATACTTCACGACGGCACAACTGGCAGCCGTC is drawn from Hahella sp. KA22 and contains these coding sequences:
- a CDS encoding ABC transporter permease; protein product: MNAPDLLKMVTRTISFGRTRAVLTSLGITIGIAAVALLTSIGEGVRSYVMDEFSQFGARIIAINPGKNVTGGMGGILSTVRPLSLQDAEALRQAPYVEYVVPVVQGAGAIEHKQRTRNVDIFGVSADMPAAWRFAVAQGRFLPRNNDARSSPYAVIGHKVKQELFQGESPLGQLIRIGGMRFRVIGVIEPKGDMLGFDLDDTAYIPADLALDLFNREGLMEIDVIFSPATDSTYMSALIKKMLIQRHGREDFTLITQDQMLTSLNSILSVLTLAVGLLGSISLLVGGVGILTTMTTSVRERTSEIGLLRALGATRAQVLSLFLAEAVTLSTIGGICGLLLMGVVTTLAFLFAPEFPIRPHVPFLLIALLLSSLIGLIAGVVPALQASRLNPIDALRTE
- a CDS encoding ABC transporter substrate-binding protein, which codes for MKLIIVGIAFFACQVAWAAGPLKVIFPASESLQDTRFIDLVEMLKVSLDKTVEQYGPYLLEETPLAMSEARYLAELDRGSSVLNVAWSSTSEEKERLMRPIRIPLRKGLLGYRISLITEETQAKFDALENLSDLRLLSIGQGLGWGDIQVYEKNGFQVVTASSYEGLFKMLAQRRFDHFPRGVNEIFAEYLARRDYLSQIQIEQHTLIYYPWPYYFFVSKQNAKLAERIERGLNIMIADKTFDQVFLKHHGDSINKARLSERRAFVIKNPLLPKETPVRRKELWYDPLNLMSQI